The DNA segment CACCATCCGGTTATCAACATCCAACAAACGATACCCTCCTTTTCTAAATGTCTCCTGCTGGTCTTCTATGTAAGAATCAATTGTATAACACGAAATTCTTTCAGCGCTTTCTCTAGAGCTTGGATGTCTAAATTGCGACAAAATTCGTAAGATCAGTACCATTGTTTCCCAATCGCCTTAAAATTTCACCGGGGCCGTTTTACTTCTTCTATATAATATAGGTTAATTATAGAAGGAAACCACAACCCTACTAACATCAACATTGGCACAATAGTCCATCAAAATTCTAATCGTTGACGGTTCAAGAAATGGCGATAAGAAAATTTAGTAAGAAGGATTACGCatcctatatatataacaaagaccaACACAGCCACTGCTACTATCATCACAAAACCATGGTACCGGAACAGGTCTTTCCCTAGTTCCCCATGGACAATATCACCAAAATATCGACTCCCgtaaaaagacatatttatatttttctacacttaTTAGCCCACTCACGTGCGCTACTTTCGcgatttactaattttaataacttgaaataagctaaaaacttaaaccattTCAGGTCTACAGGACGACTCCTACAGAATTTAGGGTATTCAAGCAGCTTGTCCCACACCCACAAAGAAAGAGGGTTTAATAACAACCTAGAGAAATAAATGACTGAAAGACACTGCCCCAAAATGATATAAGGCTCCCGCACTGGGCGAGCACCAATCCATGTTAACCTAATAAACCTACCAACCAACACTCAAAACACTACTTGATTAAACGGGTAAAAACATAAACTTCGATACTTACCTCTGTGAAGACTAGGAATTAGGTATAATACTACAATcgacaaaaacataacatatacccCCCCCGCTTTATGAGGAATTGAACGAAGGATTGCATAAGCAAACATAAAATACCACTCAGGCTGAACATGGATTGGCGTTTTTATAGGATTAGCAGGCCAATAGTTTAAATGATTCCCTAACAGCTCAGGATCCACAcacactaaatatataaaaaagaacctaAAGCAAACATAACCAAAAAGATCTTTAATAGTATAGAAGGGGTGGAAGGGCACACACATAGTACCTCTTTCAATACCCAAAGGGTTATTACTCCCTttctcatgtaaaaaaaaacaggtgtaaaaaaacaaccgcCACTATCACAAACGGTAAGAGAAAGTGTAAAGTATAAAACCGCTTTAGAGTTGCATTACACACGGTCCAACCCCCTCATACATAGCGGAGCATACTCTCTCCTACTACGGGGATCACTCTAAGTATATTAGTAATAACAGTAGCCCCCCAATATGACATTTGCCCCCAAGGCAAAGTGTAACCGAGGAAAGCCTCCGCCatagttaacaaaaacaaatgcacccCAAAATACCACACTGTCTTATCTAAATAAGACCCATAATACAGCCCACGAGCAATGTGCgcataaatacagataaaaaacaTAGAGGACCCATTTGCATGAATATTACGCAACATTCATCCTTTTTCCACATTACGCATAATATGTACTACAGAATCGAATGCCATGTCTTCATGAGCAGTATAATGAGTTGACAATAAAAGACCCCTTAGAAGTTGGATAATTAGGCACAAGCCTAGTATAGAGCCAAACCTTCACCAAGCGTTTAAGTTTACAGGACAAGGCAAATCATAGAACCTGTCATTCATAATCTTCACCAACTTATTAGTACTTCGTCACGGACCAACCCTCTTAGGCGTGTTAATATTATTCACAGTATTGTTACCAACCATCTCATAAGAAAGGCCTACACCTTGTTTATGAGTTTACAGCTCACCACCTCTTCCTCGGCCACCTcatgaatttttgttatatatacaggcACAAACCCCCCGCACACCGCATTTTTTTATGAGTACACATAAgcttggacccccctttttacacCTCTGAAGACACCCAAAGTGTTAAGTGTCCAACTTTGTTTTTGCtccatttttactttatttttaattagactTAAAGCGACCAACAACTTACGCTtcaaaaatttttttatttttaagatacacGCCTCGTTTTCGAACCGAAAACCACATGAGCAACCAGAGCTGGGGTAAATGAGGAAATAAACGTCTCAAATCCCCATTATCCTACAGCTTACAATTAGCTATAGAGCCCAAGTAACTTAGAATTTAAGGGTCAAATTCACCACTTTCTCTGCCAATAATTAGGTTGAATCTCATGTGGTCCTGAAGAATGCTTACTCCCCGCAAAGGCGGCTTTGTAGCCTTTCAAGCATACACTAAAACCAAGTTAATTAGGTGTAAGGAGACCCGTATTGACCAGTTTTTAAATAGACCATAACAGCCTAACAATAAACGAATTAACTGTAATTTTGCTTATCTTatggattattttaataaattataactattAATACACCAATAAACTTTAACTATGAGCATTAATAACTACTGACCCCGTCTTTACTAACATCAGGAACACTGTCTTCTTCACTTACAACCACATTTCTCTGCTCGACTGGCTGACAGACATTAGCTGGGACTTCAGGCTCCACAACAGCTATTTGTTCTTCTAAAGGAACATAGCCACCCTCAGCATGGGGGCCCCCTTCCTCCTGATTATCAGGAACAACTTCAGCGACACCATTCACAACAGCATCTCCAACAGCTGAAATAGTTTCAGGTAATGGGAGCACCCTAACAGTGTCACCCCCTCCGCCCTGACATAAGTCCCCTCCTCCAACGTCTATTCTAAACActcagtttttatatgaaaaaaaaccatctcacACACCCCTTAACAGTAAGCCTTTTTTTGCAGCAAACCCCTGCCTAAGCCACTCTCATACAGCCTCTCTAGTGCCCAACACATTCAACAATCTATCACTAAGCAACACactcatttacataaaaagaaccctttttataagttaatcagcctattatacaatattatttatgtcATTACAGATCCGTCACAAAGTATTGCTTTAGCTAAAAACTCGCTCGCTTAAAAGAGACCTTAAAGCTATGCATAAGCTTTTGGGTTAACAAACCcaaaaacttcaattaaaataaagcttcGCAGGGTCTTGTTGCTCTTCTTTTACACACAGGCCTCTTCGCTTTACCCTTATGCAAGaagtactaaaatttatttgcccCACTTTACTTCAAGTAAGCTTTTTATGAGGCAATCGTGTGCATTTCTTTAGAaagataaattctaaaaaaccTCAGTGAGATGAGCCTAAAACTAATTAACTcctcttaaattgtttataaagaaaagctttaactttttctttaggaaTCAAAGTCCTACGTACTATAATACTTCTTTATAACACCTCAGAGCAATAAACTACTTTTGAGCTTAGCTTCATCAAAGCAACTGGGCCATCCCCCCACGTACAACTAAGCTAGGAAGAATTTGTAGCTctcagttatattaacattagCAACTAAACACAACTTAAGAGACAGGCTATCTGGCTTGAGAATAAGAATCTTATACCCTAAGCAAATTACTGGGATTTTCAATTAACAGCTCAACATTCTAGCTTAATTTATTCACCCAGCGTacactaatttcattaaaatttttgccCAGAAGGCAAATATAGTAATTATTGCTATGTAACCATCCTATAACCAGCACATTTAACAGCCTAACGCCacgtttatttacataaaaaggccCTATACAATATTGTCTATAGCACTCAGATCTGTGACAGAACATTGCTTTGCTTAAAAACCTTTTATACGAAACTAACTCACTTAAAAGGGACCTCAGGACCAGACATAAACTTCATCACTTGTAGTCTTTGTAAGTTTATAACCCACCTAACCCCCTTTTAGGCGTGTTAATATTACATACTATTGTTAACACTTACTTTTTAAGACGCTCACAACCTTGTTTACAAGCTCACGCTTCTAcgtttcacaattttatttagcttCATTTTGTTGCTGCACACCACATTTTTGTCACCTCTATTTAACCTGCTTTCCTATTTCCTCCCCTCCAGATCAGCCCCCCCAGGCATTagtgtgtcattttgattttattttatttttgatttacttttttgctTAGACTTTAAGTGACCCATGAATTACGCTTTGGGAACTTTCATATGacttgatttctatttattttttgattttaagataCAGATAGTCTAGTTTTCAAACCCCAAAAAATCACatgagcaaccaaaattagggcaaacgaaaaaaattaacaccttAGATCCATTTCTCCTGCAGTTTACAATTAACCACAGGAAGCAAATAGCTTTAGAATTtaggtttaagtttgtttttttctaccacTAATTAGGTTAAGTCTCACATGACTCTGAAAAATGCTTACTCACTGTAAAGGGTTCAAAACCTTATCTACAACAGGTTGTAAAGCATAATCTAAAACAAGTTTGGACAGGTATGGGCATTCGCAActagattttcaataaaatacacaatgtcaagtaaaattaagttttactttgacttataagttATCTTAACTAAGGGCTTTTTACATGCATCAGCAACAGGGTTTCCGTGTAAAAGGACAGGAGAACAGGCCTTGCGGTCACTGTACCGGCCGGTAACAGGAAATGCGGTACACTATAAAACCTCATTCTTAAGGGTTTCCacagtgtttggtttttttttgtctgttactAGCACAAATCCATTACACACCGCCTTTTTAGAAcccttgttttattctttaggtGGGTGATTGCTGCTTTTTGGCTGCATTAAtagactgttttattttttacctaatttgcaACCCGTTTTAaccctattttttaataaaatagcaatactaaTTTTAACAAGAACCAACGACACGCCCTACCGCCACTAATTGGCCTTCAGCTTCATAAAAGGCAACCCTTTTTATAAACTAATCAGTTTATTGCGTAGCATTATTTAAGCAATGACAGAGCCAGGGCAAAGCGTTGCTTTAGCGAAAAAGTCCTTTCGTACAAAATTagctcatttttaaaagaggatAGAAACTGAACTAGCTCACGCCGTTCTGAACTCAGCTCATGTTAGATTTTAAAGGGCGAACAGACCCACCATTAGAAGCTTCTACGCCTCTAGGATATCTAAAGCCAACATCGAGGTCGCAATCTTCCCCTCCAATACCATCTTTCGGGAGAAATTGCGCTGTTATCCCTAGAGTAGCTAGCCacacatataaagttaggaaatacgagttagatttatataatagtGAAAGACTTATTTTCACTGATCTCCCATCAAAATCGTATAAGAGCCAAAAACTCCAATTAAGATAAAGCTTCATAGGGTCTTGTCGTCCTTCTTTTACATAAAGGCCTCTTCACCTTAAAgttagtttaaattaaattttcagacaCAGCACCTTCTTCGTTAACCCTTTCATACCATCCTTCAATTGAAAGGCAAATTATCGCGCTACCTTAGGACGCTCACGTTAACGCCGCCGTTTACAACAAACATTACTCTAGTTGCACTGGGCAGGGACTACCTTTTACTTACATCAAAAggaaatgttttgttaaacagTCGAGAAGTTTAGTTTGCCGAATtcgtttaaaaacttttatttagcctttagttttttaaggtaaaacaaaatagtaataccaaataaataatatttttactcgTTTTTATCATAGTCACTGGTCCTACAACCATAggcttattttaaagtaaatgaataaccCAATTAATCTTTTTTCCCCATCTGGTTTTAGTTAAAATACACTAATATCTAATAGCCAGTTTAAAGCCTAtagaaacccaatttttttttaacatcaattttagtatttttcagcTTAACCCAAAAAATTTTACCCCTTAAATAGTTAAGGAAAATGCTTACACATCTTTTTAAGCCAACCAGATATCTAAAAGCGCGAATAGTATCTAGCCGCTATTCTTTAGTTTAATTAAATCTCTGCCACGATTTCTTAACTCAAAAAAATAACTCTCTTTTATTCgggaaaattaaattcttaaacttgTCTTGAAAAACCCTTATGCAAAaggtactaaaatttatttatactattttaattcaagtgcacttttcacaaaacaattatgcacgtctctttaaaaaagataaattataaaaagcctCAGTAAGAGGAATCTAGAACTGACAAttctaagttatatattaactacttttaacttatttatgaagaagaagattaactttttctttaggaaTCAAAGCCCTACTTactacaatttttctttataacgCTTCGAAGTTCTAAGTGCCAAAAAACTACTTTTGAACTTTGCTTCATCAAAGCAACTGGATCATCCCCCACGTGGCACTAAGCTTAGGCCTAACTAGACTATGGAGAATTTGCAGTTctcagttatattaacattaactaCTAAGCACAACTTAAGAGAAATACTATCTGACTTAAGAATGAAAATCTTATGTTTTCCCTAAACTACTTAAGCAAGCCAAAGCAAATTACTGCGATTTTGAATTAACAGCTCAACGTTTTAGCTTAAACTATTTGGCCAGCATAcactaatttcattagaactttTGCTTGGAaggcaaatataatattatttactatatatgcatattataGCCTAGCAGCAACTTCCGTTACTGCtaccttgttacgacttttcACAGGTTTCCCCGCGAGCGACGGGCGATTAGTACTCATCTGATTGTATTCagggtaattttatttttaacccttACTTACAAGTCCTTCTTCAAAGGCaagttttcttatcttatttgtCTACTTAGTTGAGCTACCTTTTAGTAGCTCAATCTTTGAATTATTGCTTAAGTTACATCTGTATCCCAGATTAACCTTGTCATAAGCTGCATGTCaatctgaattatttttgaagttgtgctacATGGGCATATAGCCAATTCTAGTAGCTGCACCTAACTAAAAGTAACTTACCTTACCGAACTCAGCAAGTAAAATAAGAGTTAGCTTCAGTAATAACCAAAATTTTACCCGGACACTCACCATATTAGAGTAAACAACCATACACACGCACTAATAAGACAAGGCTCAAATGTAGGTGGGTTATCCTTTAACAcccaggatcccctgttttctatCTCAGACACCGCctatttatttctctttgacAACCAAATGTTTAGTTAAgaggaacttttgttttaaactatggATAACAGGGTATCTAATCCTGGTTTCACTTCATAGATTCGTTAGAAGCTCACTAAAACTTTAGGAATATAACCACAAAAAACCGTTAACATTACACTGcacctatagtttttttatagttttataacacaacattgACTCTAACCAATCCgcttaaatttatattcgaaCTGAATCTAACCGCGGCTGCTGGCATTCATCAATTGACCCCGAATTTGTCAAAAAGCTGGGTTAAAGTTTCCTTTATTAACCAATTTTCCCCACTGATGTTGAACTTGCACTTAATTTGTTCAAGCCCGCATTTAGAATCATGAGAAGCATTTTGCCCATAAATTTAGGGCCATAATCAAACCCTCCTACAGATTTGACACAAGGTACTAAAGTATCCATCTTCCTCATTTTCAATGAGACGCTTTAATTAAGCTACTGTATCTTCTATTTTAGGTTTATTTTACTCTTCGTAAAGGCACCATGGTTTTTATGCACAAATACGACACCACTAATATTACAAACAGTAACACACCAGCTATTAGGATATATAACCTTAACCCGCTTCTTTCAGCCATGAAACTTAGAAACAAAGACCCGCTAATTTCTCTGTACTCGTAATTCATAAGACCCATAAGGACCGCTCTGGCACAACACCTTCTGACGAGAACCATAAACTCTAGATTAAAACGATACACTTCATTGGGGTAGATCCTTAAAACATACAAGAACAGGACTATTACACCCCTAACGTAAGTTAGGAACAATAAGAACCCTAACAACCTTCTAACCTCCAGTGCAACCTCCACACATGCAATTATAGACCCCCTCAATAGCACTAGCCCTAAAGAAATAGGTTGCTTGGCAATTAAGACAATCGAAAACACAGCCATCAAAATTACACATATGACTATAAcctcattatataaacataattaagcTTACGCCCCCCGCTACCACCAGCCCTCATACTACCAGCTGgtaggtaaaataatttttctgaacaatttcatTCAAACAGCTGAGTTGACCTAGTCCCTTATGGGCACCTTGAGGGCCCAATAGCTCTAGTCAACCTTGATCCAGACTTTGAGCTACCATCCTGGACCCCTTAAAGAAGGCCATTTTTCTGGGGTGGGAGGTTAGCCTCTCTATGAGCCACATTCTCAAAAAGAATCTTAATAGTTTGGCTGACGACCAAGGCTTAGACCCTAATTTTCTAAGCACTCCTCATCACAAAATTAACCCTACAAAGGGAATAAGAAATACTCTGACTCTCTCATATTTCTCAAGAACTACTACAAACCCAAACCTCTCTATTTTCCTCCCTAATACCCCTCCTAAGATAATAGCCCCAATATACAGGCTAAGAAAAGGAGTTTGTATATTTAAGTGCTCATTAATCCGCAAACTTCTGCTATTAACGTAATTAGACCCAAGTATTACTCTAAATACAATCCGTGCCCTATAAAAAGAAGTGAAGATTAAACCTGTTAGCTCTAATAAATAGCACCCATAAGTTATTCTTCTGTCTATCATTCTTAGCTCAATTATTAGGTCTTTAGAGAAAAACCCTCTTATAAACGGGGCCCCTCTCAAGGACACAATTGCAACCGTTATTGCACCCATTCTTACCGGTAATCCTTGCCACAAGCTTCTTAACCCCCGGATATCTTGGATTCTTTGGTTTCTATGAATAACACCCCCTGCGCCTAGAAACAACAAAGCTTTAAATACCGCATGGgttactaaatgaaaaaaagctaCAGACGGAAGAAGGATTGAAATCGAGAATATTATTAACCTTAACTGCCTCAAAGTCGAGAGTGCGATTACCTTTTTTAGGTCAAACGCAAACACAGCCCTTGACCCCGCTAATATTAGAGTAAATAGTCTTAAGACTATAAGTATTTGAGTCACAAAGGGATTAGCtctgataatataaaaagagcGAAGAATCAAATAAACCCCAGCTGTCACCAATGTCGAAGAATGCACCAAAGAGGAGACCGGTGTGGGTGCCGCCATGGCAGCAGGTAGCCATGCGCAAAACGGCATTTGTGCGCTTTTAGTTATACCTGCAAGAACTACCAcaaaccctaaattaacccatGTCTGCACTGGgtggtatatataaattaaccacCCCCCTtctcttaaaaaaatagaaactctaaaaagtacaaaaacatcCCCAATTCGATTAGTCAAAGCTGTCAACATAGCCGCAGATAACCTCTTATTGTTCTGGTAATAAGCCACTAATAGGAATGAGGTGAGCCCTAGCCCGTCTCAACCAATTAAAAGTATTACTAAATTAGGAACTAAGATTATAAACACTATAGACAGCACAAACAACCATACTAATCCCATAAACCGCTTGTAGTATGGCTCTCCAGCTATATACCACTTGCAGTAGGTTGCTACACTTCCTCTAATTACCAAAACCGTCCCAACAAAGACTATTCTTACGCTATCTAGTAGAACTCTGAAGCTAAATGAGAGACAATTACTCTCTCAAACAGTAACTTCCAATAAATAAGCTTTTCCAAAGGTCCTCCCTCTAAGAATAAATAAGTATCCAATCAGAATCAGTAAAAGTAACCCTAAGttactttttaattgtatgATACTATTTTTACGAGCCATCTCTTAGTAACCTTGACATCAAATCGTCTCCGCATAGTCGCATCACCATAACCAGAAGGGCCAAGCAAATTCTGGCTTCGCAAACAGCTAAACAtagaattagtaaaattaaccaaaactgaTTTATTAGAAACACATGGGTTACAAACAATAAGCCTAGTCTTATTATTTCAAGCcctacaaataaacacaaaaggtGTTTGTTTATACGGAAGATTACAAAACAGCCTATACTTATTAAGAAAACTCCTaggaattttattcaaatcatagCTTTAAAACACATAGTTTTCTACGACTTACAAGGCCGTCGCTTCAGCAAAGCTTTTAAAACTACCTACCTTCTATGATCCTCCGTATAGAGACACAAtaagacacaaaaaatataacactgaATACACGCGATTGCAACTTCAGCGGCTCCAAAAACACCTCCGCCCATTATTAACCCTTTAATACCCCCAACTCCTGTAAGCAGCCTTCTGCTATTTAACCAGCTAACTACTAACTCTCTCCTGCATATAGTTAGAATTACTTTACCAGCTCCCAGATTTAGTGTCAGACGTAAAACTAATGTTAAAGGGCGAAGTATGCCACTAATTAGCTCAACCACTACTATAAAAGGCACAAGGATTAACGGGCAACCTGTTGGAACGAGACTCATCAACCCCTGCTCAAATCTGCATAAAAGACTAGATAAAACTAAACAAGTTCAAATAGACAAAGCAAAGGAGAACCCGAACACAAACTGCCCTCTTACAGggaaaaagaatggaaagttTCCAGACAGATTTAGTATCAGAATTATCATGAACAGACCCCTTATTACTAGAGGAAACCCAGATAGCTTTAGTCCCTTTCCGTTCAATCGAATCATCGAATAAGTAAAGGATAGCACCAAACTCCGAAAAGAGCTCGTACTTCTACCCTTAGTGTACACGTCTCTAAATAGCACGGTTATTGGCACTATAGAAGACAGCAACCATAACGGCA comes from the Mytilus trossulus isolate FHL-02 unplaced genomic scaffold, PNRI_Mtr1.1.1.hap1 h1tg001262l__unscaffolded, whole genome shotgun sequence genome and includes:
- the LOC134704092 gene encoding LOW QUALITY PROTEIN: NADH-ubiquinone oxidoreductase chain 5-like (The sequence of the model RefSeq protein was modified relative to this genomic sequence to represent the inferred CDS: substituted 6 bases at 6 genomic stop codons); amino-acid sequence: MARKNSIIQLKSNLGLLLLILIGYLFILRGRTFGKAYLLEVTVXESNCLSFSFRVLLDSVRIVFVGTVLVIRGSVATYCKWYIAGEPYYKRFMGLVWLFVLSIVFIILVPNLVILLIGXDGLGLTSFLLVAYYQNNKRLSAAMLTALTNRIGDVFVLFRVSIFLREGGWLIYIYHPVQTWVNLGFVVVLAGITKSAQMPFCAWLPAAMAAPTPVSSLVHSSTLVTAGVYLILRSFYIIRANPFVTQILIVLRLFTLILAGSRAVFAFDLKKVIALSTLRQLRLIIFSISILLPSVAFFHLVTHAVFKALLFLGAGGVIHRNQRIQDIRGLRSLWQGLPVRMGAITVAIVSLRGAPFIRGFFSKDLIIELRMIDRRITYGCYLLELTGLIFTSFYRARIVFRVILGSNYVNSRSLRINEHLNIQTPFLSLYIGAIILGGVLGRKIERFGFVVVLEKYERVRVFLIPFVGLILXXGVLRKLGSKPWSSAKLLRFFLRMWLIERLTSHPRKMAFFKGSRMVAQSLDQGXLELLGPQGAHKGLGQLSCLNEIVQKNYFTYQLVVXGLVVAGGVSLIMFI